The genomic DNA GCAAAACCAGATGCGCCGCATGGTGGGCGATGCGGCGGGTGCCGGCGGCGTGTTCGGGCGCTTGTCGGACATTGGCATTGGCGTGCCCAAGAGCGTGGGCGGCAAGGTCACGTCAACCAATCTTGAAATCGACAGCAGCAAGCTCAAGGCGGCGCTGGCCGATGTGGGCGCCGTGCGCTCGCTGTTCACCGCCAGCACCGATGACGCGGCCACCGAGGGGGTGGCGTTGAAGTTCAAGCGCATGACCGATGCGGTGCTGGGTACGGGGGGCACGTTTGCTTCCAAGTCGGAGGCGCTGAATAACCAGAAGACGACCCTGACCAAGGAGCAGGAGCGTGTGACGGCCCGGGTGGACAACTGGGAAGCGCGCATCCGCAAGCAGTATTCGGCGCTGGACGCGACGATGAACAAGATGAATTCACTCAACAGCTACATCACTCAGCAGGTCGAGCAGTGGAACAAGCCCACCCAATGATGGCGCGATGGGCGCTCAGCCGAAAGCGCAGAAGTTTTTGGCAAAAAACCTTGAGTTTGGCGCCGCACAGCCGATAAATACAACAAGAACAACCCGCTATGGATGCCACCGTGTTTACTCCCGCCTTCTCCCGTGCCGCCACTGCGTACCAAACCTCCAGTGTGGAAACCGTGGTGCAGGACGCCAGCCCGCATCAGCTGATCGTGATGCTGTTCGATGGCCTGCTGCAAGCCATCAACCACGCCAGTGGCGCGCTGCAGCGCAAGGACATCGCCACTTTTGGCCACCAGGTGGGGCGTGCGGTGCGCATTCTGGATGAGGGCCTCAAGGGCGGGCTGGACATGCAGCGCGGCGGCGAGGTGGCCGCCAACATGCGGGCCCTTTATGACTATTGTGTGCGCCGCCTGACTCAGGCCAATCTGCACCACGATGCCGACGCACTCGCCGAGGTGGTGCGCCTGATTGCTCCCGTGGCTGACAGCTGGAAGCGGATTGGCGACCAGGCCGCCGCCATGGCGCCCGCGCCGGCGGCGGCCCCCGTGGCGATGCGCCCCGCCGTCACTTCGGGCATGGCGCCGCGCCGTATGGCGTCTGCCGGCGCTGCGGCGTATGCCCAGGGAGTCTGATGTGCTGATTGACTACTACAAGGCCATCGAAGACAGCAGCCTCAAGATGCTGGAAGCCGCCCGCGCCAAGGACTGGGACGGCGTGGTGCGCTACGAGAGCGCTTGCGCCGTGCTGATCGAGCAGCTGCGCTACGAGGCACAAGCGCAGGATCTGCCGCCCGAGCAGCGCAGGGAGAAGATGCGCATCATGCAGCGCATCCTGCGCAACGACGCCCAGATCCGCTGCCTGGCCGAGCCCTGGCTGGTGCAGTTTGAGCACCTGTTTGAAGGTCAGCCGCAGATGATGCACTGAGGCCCCCTGCGGGTTGCCAGGGGCCAGGCGGTCGATATTGGGGCGAAAATATGTGTGTAGCGCTTGTTCCATAAGCGCTCAAAGCTATCAAAACAGTAGTAAATCCGGGCAGATGCTGCTGCTGCGAAGTTAGTGCAACGAAAAAAAAGCCACTCTGTGACAGGGTGGCTTTTTTATTGGCGAAATTCGACGCAAGCGCTTATGTGGAAAGCGCCATATGCTATTAAAAACGGAGTGAGCGGGGGCGCCGGGGGTGCGTGATTCTCGGAACGTGAGGCATTCCTGGCAGGCTGCCCTTGCCGGGGCCCGCCTCAGACCTGCATGTTCATGATGTCGGTGTAGGCCTGCACCATGCGGTTGCGCACATGCAGCGTGGCCTGAAAGCCGATTTGCGCTTTCTGGATGGCCACCATGGTCTGCTCCAGGCTGACAGACGGGTTTTCCATCTGCACTTCCTGCTGCAGGCCGGTGGCGTGGTTCTGGGCGGCGCTGACCGATTGCAGCGCGCCTTTGAGCGCCCCCGAAAACCCGACGTCGTTGCCTTCGTTTTGCGGCGCTGCAGCACGGCGCGCCAGGCCGGCACCCGACAGGGGGGCGGCAGAGCTTGGTATGCGGAGGTCCATGGCGGTGTGGTGCGGGAAGGGGGGATGTCGCAATACTAGGGCCTGGGGCGCCGGCTATCCGGGGGAAATGATGGTCAAATGCGCGGCTTATCCAGCGAACATCCGGGTGATGGGCCCGAATAATCGAACCAACGCCAGGACCGTCTGATCGGCCCGCCCTACTGGAAAGCGAAATGTCTGCAGTTGCTGAAATCCCCGTCACTCCCCCCGCAAGCTCTGGCTGGCTGCAGCGCCTGTCGGCGCTCGACCGGGCGCAGCGCATGCGGCTGGGTGTGGGGGTGGCGCTGCTGGTGGCGGTGGCCATTGCGGCCATTGTGGTGGGCCGCCAGCCCGACTACCGGGTGCTGTTTGCCAACCTGAATGACAAGGACGGGGGCGCCATCGTGGCCCAGCTGTCGCAGATGAACGTGCCTTACAAGCACGCCGATGGCGGCGGCGCCATTTTGATTCCGGCCGACCGCGTGCACGACGTGCGCCTGCGCCTGGCCACGCAGGGGCTGCCCAAGGGGTCGGTGGCGGGTTTCGAGCTGATGGAGTCGAGCAAGTTCGGCATGACGCAGTTCCAGGAGCGTCTGAATTTTCAGCGCGGGCTGGAGGGTGAGCTCACCCGCTCGATCCAGGCACTGTCGTCGGTGCAGGGGGCCCGTGTGCACCTGGCGCTGCCCAACCAGAACGGGTTTTTCCGCGAGCAGCAAAAGCCCTCGGCCTCGGTGCTGGTGAGTCTGCACCCGGGCCGCATTCTGGACCGGGCGCAACTGGCGGGCATCGTGCATCTGGTGGCGTCGAGCGTGCCCGAGCTGGCGCCATCGGCCGTGAGCGTGCTGGACGATACGGGCAAGCTGCTGTCGCAGTCGCCCGACGCCGCATCGGGCACCGGCGTGGATGCGCAGCAGCTGCTGTATGTGCAGCAGCTGGAGCAGCAATACACGCGCCGCATCATGGAGATTCTGGAGCCCGTGGTGGGGCGCAACAACGTGAAGGCGCAGGTGTCTGCCGAGGTCGATTTCACCCAGACCGAGTCCACCTCTGAGCAGCACCGCCCCAATCTGGCTACCGATGCCAGCGCCATCCGCAGCCAGCAGGTGGTGGAAAGCAATGGCCCCCAGGGCGCTGCGCTGCCCACCGGCGTGCCCGGCGCGGCCTCGAACCAGCCGCCCGCACCGTCTGCTGCGCCCATCAACGGCGCCAATCCGCCGCTGGCGGCGGCCAACGGCCAGCCACAGGGGGCGTTGGGTGCAGGGGGGCGGCGCGAGTCGGTCATCAATTACGAAGTGGACAAAACCGTCCGCGTGACGCGCGGCGGCAGCGGCGCCGTCAAACGCCTGAGCGCGGCGGTGGTGGTGAACTACCAGTCGGCCGAAGACAAGGGCAAGACGGTGGCCAAGGCGCTGACGCCCGCGCAGCTGGAGCAGATGACGGCGCTGGTGCGCGAAACCATCGGGTTCAACAAGGAGCGCGGGGATTCTGTCAACCTGATGAACACGCCGTTCCAGGTGGATGCGCCGCCGGTCAACGATGTGCCGCTGTGGAAGCAGCCCGAAATGCTGGACCTGGCCAAGAGCTTTGCCTGGCCCGTGGGTGCGGTGCTGTTTGCGGCCCTGGTTTTGCTGGGGCTGGTGCGGCCGGCCCTCAAGGGCGCGGCGCGGCCCCGGGCCATTGCGGTAGCCGGTGGCACGCTGGACGCCCTGGAGGCCGAGCAGCCCGAGCGGCCCGCCCTTCCGGCGCCCACCAGGCAAAACGAGCTGCTGCCGGTGTCGCCCGAGCAGATGCAGCTGGAAGAGGCGCGCCGACTGGCCAAGGAGAACCCCATGGCCGTGGCCAATATTTTGAAAACCTGGGTGAACGGCGATCCCGTCTGAGCCCGGATCTGAACGGACAACTTATCTATGGATGAGCAGGGCCTCAACGACGCCGCCATCATGCTGATGTCCCTCGGCGAGGAGGAGGCGGCCGAAGTGTTCAAGCACTTCTCGCCCAAAGAGGTGCAAAAGCTGGGCGAGACCATTGCGCGCATGCGTTCGGTGTCGCGCGACAAGGTGGACATGGTGATCAACCGGTTTTCCAACGCCGCAGCGGCGCAAAGCCTGCTGGTGTCCGACACCAGCAACTACGTGCGCGCGGTGCTCAAGCGGGCGCTGGGCGATGACAAGGCCGGGTTGCTGATCGACCGCATCTTGCAGGGCGGCGATGTCTCGGGCATTGAAAGCCTGAAGTGGATGGACCCGCTGTCGGTGGCCGAGTTGCTGCGCAATGAGCATCCCCAGATCGTGGCGGCCATTTTGGTGCACCTTGATGCAGACCAGGCCGCTGCCGTGCTGATGAATTTCACCGAACGCCAGCGCAGCGAAGTGCTGCTGCGCGTGGCCACGCTCGAAGGTATCCAGCCGACCGCGCTGAAAGACCTGAACGAGGTGCTGTTCAAGGTGCTGGCGGGGGGCGACAAGATTCGCAAAAGCTCGTTGGGCGGTGTCAAGGCGGCGGCCGAGATCATCAACATGCTGGGCGGCAACATGGACAGCGTGGTGCTCGAATCCATCCGCGGATACGACCCCGATCTGGCCCAGAAGATCATGGACAAGATGTTCATCTTCGAGGATGTGCTCAAGCTCGATGACAAGGCCATCCAGTCGGTGCTGCGCGAAGTGGCGTCGGAGACGCTGATCGTGGCCCTCAAGGGCGCGGTGCCCGAATTGCGCGAGAAATTCCTCTCCAACATGTCCACCCGTGCGGCAGAGGCCTTGCGCGAAGATCTGGAGTCGCGTGGCCCGATGCGCCTGTCGGAAGTGGAAGCCCAGCAAAAGGAAATCCTCAAGACGGTGCGCCGCCTCTCTGACGAGGGCCAGATCGTGATTGGCGGTGGTGGCGGTGATGATGCCTTCGTCTAACCAGCGGGTGTATTCACGCTTCATCCCCAGCGAAGAGGTGGGGGATTTCACCCACTGGAAATTTGGTGCGGTGGATGGCTCTGGCCTGGTAGAGCCCACGCCCGACGCCGAGGCTGTGCCAGAGTTGCCGCCTGCACTTGACGAGGCGCAGCAGCAGGCCCTGATGCAGGCGGCCTGCGATGAGGCTTATGCGAGGGGCGTGGCCCAGGGCGAGGCGCAGGCCGCGCTGGAATGGCAGCGCCGCATGGACGACTACGTGGCGAACCAGGGCCAGGAAGCGGCCCAGCGGCTCAACGCCGTGGTCCAGTCGTTGCAGGCCTCGCTGGCCGACATGCAGCAGCACATGGCGCAGGGCATGCTGCACCTGGCCAGTGACATTGCCCGCCAGGTGCTGCGGCATGAGTTGTCGGTCAACCCGAACGCGGTGCAGCCGGTGGTGCGCGAGGCCGTGGGCATGCTGGTATCCGAGGGGCGCCCGGCGTTGGTGCGCCTGAACCCTGCGGACATGGAAGCGCTGGCAGCGCCGTTGCGCGAAGAATGGGATGGCGCCGCCGTGCAGTGGATGGCGGACGCCGCGGTGCCGGCTGGCGGCTGTCTGGTGGAGTCGGCCGGCACGGTGGTGGATGGCAGCCTGGACAAGCGCTGGCAGCGGGCCGTGGCGGCGCTGGGGCTCGATTCTGCGTGGCAGGACGGCGGGGATGGCGATGGCAACGACCGCTGAGCCGGGTTCTGCCTGGACGCGTTTCATGGACGATGCCCGTGCACGCGTGCAGGCGGGCGTGCCGCTGGAAACGCGGGGCACGCTCACGCGCCTGACGGGCCTGGTGCTGGAGGCTGCCGGCATCCGCGTGCCGGTGGGCTCGCAGTGCATGGTGCAGATGCCGGGCCACGCGCCCATCCTGGCCGAGGTGGTGGGCTTTTCTGCCGACCGGGCCTTTTTGATGCCCGCCGGGGATATCCATGGCCTGTCCAGTGGCGCCAGCGTGGTGCCTGCGGCGCCCTACATCCCCATGCCGCGCCTGGGCGAACCACCGCGCCCGGTGCACCGCGCCGGTGTGCTGCGGCTGCCCATGGGCGATGGCTTGCTCGGGCGCGTGGTGGATTCGCAAGGCCTGCCCCTGGACCACGGCGGCCCGGTGCAGGATGTGGTCTCCGAGCCCATGGACCGCCGCCAGATCAACGCCATGGACCGTGACCCGGTGCGCGAGCCGCTGGACACCGGCGTGCGCGCCATCAACGCGCTGCTGACCGTGGGGCGGGGGCAGCGGCTGGGCTTGTTTGCGGGCTCGGGCGTGGGCAAGAGCGTGCTGCTGGGCATGATGGCCCGCTACACCCAGGCCGATGTGATCGTGGTGGGGCTGATTGGCGAGCGCGGGCGCGAGGTCAAGGAGTTTGTCGAAGACATTCTGGGCGCGGATGGCCGCGCACGCTCGGTGGTGGTGGCAGCCCCGGCCGATGCGCCGCCGCTCTTGCGCATGCAGGGCGCGGCCTATGCCACGGCGGTGGCAGAGCATTTTCGCGACAAGGGCAAGCATGTGCTGTTGCTCATGGATTCGCTCACCCGCTACGCCATGGCCCAGCGGGAGATCGCGCTGGCCATTGGCGAGCCACCGGCCACCAAGGGCTATCCACCATCGTGTTTTGCCAAGTTGCCTGCGCTGGTGGAGCGCAGCGGAAACGGGCTGCATGGCGTGGGGTCGATTACGGCGTTCTACACCGTGCTGTCGGAGGGCGACGACCAGCAGGACCCCATCGCCGATGCGGCGCGGGCCATTCTGGACGGGCACATCGTGCTGTCGCGGGCGCTGGCCGAAACGGGGCACTTTCCGGCCATTGATATCGAGCAGTCGGCCTCGCGGGTGATGCACAACGTGGTCTCGCGCGAGCACTTTGACGTCGCAAGGCGTTTTCGTGCGGTGTATTCGCGCTACCAGAAAAGCCGCGATCTGGTGCAGGTGGGGGCGTACATGAGCGGCTCCGATCCGGCGCTGGATGAAGCCATCCGCCTGCAGCCCCAGATGGCTGCCTTTTTGCAGCAGGACATGTTCGATGCGGCCTCCATGGAGCAAAGCCTGCACGCCATGGCCGCAGTGCTGGGCCGCTGACGCAGGGGGCGCAATCGGCATGTCAAACCTCAACGCTCTGGCGGTTGCCGTGGACGTGGCCTTGCGCAAGCGCGATGAGGCCCGGCGGCTGTTGCAGGACGCCCAGGGCGCGCAACAAGCCGCGCAAGACCAGCTGAACCAGCTGC from Acidovorax sp. T1 includes the following:
- the fliS gene encoding flagellar export chaperone FliS translates to MFTPAFSRAATAYQTSSVETVVQDASPHQLIVMLFDGLLQAINHASGALQRKDIATFGHQVGRAVRILDEGLKGGLDMQRGGEVAANMRALYDYCVRRLTQANLHHDADALAEVVRLIAPVADSWKRIGDQAAAMAPAPAAAPVAMRPAVTSGMAPRRMASAGAAAYAQGV
- a CDS encoding flagellar protein FliT, with product MPRESDVLIDYYKAIEDSSLKMLEAARAKDWDGVVRYESACAVLIEQLRYEAQAQDLPPEQRREKMRIMQRILRNDAQIRCLAEPWLVQFEHLFEGQPQMMH
- the fliE gene encoding flagellar hook-basal body complex protein FliE, with the protein product MDLRIPSSAAPLSGAGLARRAAAPQNEGNDVGFSGALKGALQSVSAAQNHATGLQQEVQMENPSVSLEQTMVAIQKAQIGFQATLHVRNRMVQAYTDIMNMQV
- the fliF gene encoding flagellar basal-body MS-ring/collar protein FliF, which translates into the protein MSAVAEIPVTPPASSGWLQRLSALDRAQRMRLGVGVALLVAVAIAAIVVGRQPDYRVLFANLNDKDGGAIVAQLSQMNVPYKHADGGGAILIPADRVHDVRLRLATQGLPKGSVAGFELMESSKFGMTQFQERLNFQRGLEGELTRSIQALSSVQGARVHLALPNQNGFFREQQKPSASVLVSLHPGRILDRAQLAGIVHLVASSVPELAPSAVSVLDDTGKLLSQSPDAASGTGVDAQQLLYVQQLEQQYTRRIMEILEPVVGRNNVKAQVSAEVDFTQTESTSEQHRPNLATDASAIRSQQVVESNGPQGAALPTGVPGAASNQPPAPSAAPINGANPPLAAANGQPQGALGAGGRRESVINYEVDKTVRVTRGGSGAVKRLSAAVVVNYQSAEDKGKTVAKALTPAQLEQMTALVRETIGFNKERGDSVNLMNTPFQVDAPPVNDVPLWKQPEMLDLAKSFAWPVGAVLFAALVLLGLVRPALKGAARPRAIAVAGGTLDALEAEQPERPALPAPTRQNELLPVSPEQMQLEEARRLAKENPMAVANILKTWVNGDPV
- the fliG gene encoding flagellar motor switch protein FliG yields the protein MDEQGLNDAAIMLMSLGEEEAAEVFKHFSPKEVQKLGETIARMRSVSRDKVDMVINRFSNAAAAQSLLVSDTSNYVRAVLKRALGDDKAGLLIDRILQGGDVSGIESLKWMDPLSVAELLRNEHPQIVAAILVHLDADQAAAVLMNFTERQRSEVLLRVATLEGIQPTALKDLNEVLFKVLAGGDKIRKSSLGGVKAAAEIINMLGGNMDSVVLESIRGYDPDLAQKIMDKMFIFEDVLKLDDKAIQSVLREVASETLIVALKGAVPELREKFLSNMSTRAAEALREDLESRGPMRLSEVEAQQKEILKTVRRLSDEGQIVIGGGGGDDAFV
- a CDS encoding FliH/SctL family protein: MMPSSNQRVYSRFIPSEEVGDFTHWKFGAVDGSGLVEPTPDAEAVPELPPALDEAQQQALMQAACDEAYARGVAQGEAQAALEWQRRMDDYVANQGQEAAQRLNAVVQSLQASLADMQQHMAQGMLHLASDIARQVLRHELSVNPNAVQPVVREAVGMLVSEGRPALVRLNPADMEALAAPLREEWDGAAVQWMADAAVPAGGCLVESAGTVVDGSLDKRWQRAVAALGLDSAWQDGGDGDGNDR
- the fliI gene encoding flagellar protein export ATPase FliI → MDDARARVQAGVPLETRGTLTRLTGLVLEAAGIRVPVGSQCMVQMPGHAPILAEVVGFSADRAFLMPAGDIHGLSSGASVVPAAPYIPMPRLGEPPRPVHRAGVLRLPMGDGLLGRVVDSQGLPLDHGGPVQDVVSEPMDRRQINAMDRDPVREPLDTGVRAINALLTVGRGQRLGLFAGSGVGKSVLLGMMARYTQADVIVVGLIGERGREVKEFVEDILGADGRARSVVVAAPADAPPLLRMQGAAYATAVAEHFRDKGKHVLLLMDSLTRYAMAQREIALAIGEPPATKGYPPSCFAKLPALVERSGNGLHGVGSITAFYTVLSEGDDQQDPIADAARAILDGHIVLSRALAETGHFPAIDIEQSASRVMHNVVSREHFDVARRFRAVYSRYQKSRDLVQVGAYMSGSDPALDEAIRLQPQMAAFLQQDMFDAASMEQSLHAMAAVLGR